In Shinella sp. XGS7, a single genomic region encodes these proteins:
- a CDS encoding PEP-CTERM sorting domain-containing protein, producing MNKSLKTLGLLTLLALGGAAQAAAVQDHSGFGPSKVITFNAFDGLITTGEVDVGTAEIGMEVKLTSGPFAEVGANNRDLGENGLWTGFGSGPVVEGRFLASSFTGKRGELGFSFATGLSSVGAYVNQFRLAGVNNSLTLLAYDKYGNTLESFTYSVKTEWDSYDQGQFLGFKRASADIYGFGVAGNNIVLDNLTVAAPVPEPESYALLLAGLGVLGLLSRRRLKA from the coding sequence ATGAACAAGAGCCTCAAGACCCTGGGTCTTCTCACCCTGCTGGCCCTGGGCGGCGCGGCCCAGGCGGCTGCCGTGCAGGACCACAGCGGCTTCGGCCCCAGCAAGGTCATCACCTTCAACGCCTTCGACGGCCTGATCACCACCGGCGAAGTCGATGTGGGCACGGCCGAGATCGGCATGGAGGTCAAGCTGACCTCCGGCCCCTTTGCCGAGGTGGGCGCCAACAACCGTGACCTGGGCGAGAACGGACTCTGGACCGGCTTCGGCAGCGGCCCCGTGGTGGAAGGCCGTTTCCTGGCCAGCAGCTTCACCGGCAAGCGCGGCGAGCTGGGCTTCAGCTTCGCCACCGGCCTGTCCAGCGTGGGCGCCTATGTGAACCAGTTCCGTCTGGCCGGTGTCAACAACAGCCTGACCCTGCTGGCCTACGACAAGTACGGCAACACCCTGGAGAGCTTCACCTACTCGGTGAAGACCGAGTGGGACAGCTATGACCAGGGCCAGTTCCTGGGCTTCAAGCGCGCCAGCGCCGACATCTACGGCTTTGGCGTGGCCGGCAACAATATCGTGCTGGACAACCTGACCGTCGCCGCCCCGGTGCCCGAGCCCGAGAGCTATGCCCTGCTGCTGGCTGGTCTGGGTGTGCTGGGTCTGCTGAGCCGCCGTCGCCTGAAGGCCTGA
- a CDS encoding EAL domain-containing protein has product MPYLTPSYDPWIVAASVLIASFASYVTLDLTKRVRFHEGAAALAWWAGGSIAMGSGIWSMHFVGMLAYSLPIELGYREGLTLLSWVAAVAVSALALHIAGGGSLSRLRLAGGALAMGAGICAMHYTGMMALELAPPIVWHWGWVLVSVLIAVTASAAALLIFFWLRRVDKRRALAFQAAAALVMGLAISGMHYSGMAAAQVPEGTLCLSADALGGGQLGEFVMLATFALLAMTLMTSSLDARLQTRTALLAASLQDANQELQRRAFLDPLTELPNRLLLEDRLQHALARVSRQTGGPGADEQRGAKRQAPQRLALLFVDLDGFKPVNDSLGHAAGDKVLKDVARRLLALVRDSDTVARLGGDEFVLLLEDVADVAACAALAHRLVQALAEPVLVDGRPQHVSASVGIAVYPEHGPAERLMANADAAMYAAKRAGGNTYAVFQSHMDAGAGEQLALQNDLRQALQQNQLRLHYQPKFDARRNQLRGVEALLRWHHPTLGDVSPAQFIPVAERFGLINALGSWVIEEACRQMRAWLDQGLRVRVAINLSVHQLRQPDLAPRVAKVLERYRLEASMLLCEITESVAMEDIVATQRTFDELARVGVYLSIDDFGTGYSSLAYLRQLPARQLKIDRSFIQDLEGNKDARAVVDAVIKLAHALELSVVAEGVETAGQRDILQALDCDELQGFLFARAMPAEQLSAWAAGQRPAGVPDFSPSVFTDGDIAP; this is encoded by the coding sequence ATGCCCTATCTGACCCCCAGCTACGATCCCTGGATCGTGGCCGCCTCGGTGCTGATCGCCAGCTTCGCCTCCTATGTGACCCTGGATCTGACCAAGCGGGTCCGGTTTCATGAAGGCGCGGCGGCCCTGGCCTGGTGGGCGGGCGGCTCCATCGCCATGGGCTCGGGCATCTGGTCCATGCACTTCGTGGGCATGCTGGCCTACAGCCTGCCCATCGAGCTGGGCTATCGCGAGGGCCTGACCCTGCTGTCCTGGGTGGCGGCGGTGGCCGTCTCGGCCCTGGCCCTGCACATCGCCGGCGGCGGCAGCCTCAGCCGGCTGCGCCTGGCCGGTGGCGCCCTGGCCATGGGCGCCGGCATCTGTGCCATGCACTACACCGGCATGATGGCGCTGGAGCTGGCGCCGCCCATCGTCTGGCACTGGGGCTGGGTGCTGGTCTCGGTGCTGATCGCGGTGACGGCCTCGGCTGCTGCCCTGCTGATCTTCTTCTGGCTGCGCCGGGTGGACAAGCGCCGCGCCCTGGCCTTCCAGGCCGCGGCGGCCCTGGTCATGGGCCTGGCCATCAGCGGCATGCACTACAGCGGCATGGCCGCGGCCCAGGTGCCCGAGGGGACCCTGTGCCTGAGCGCGGACGCCCTGGGGGGCGGCCAGCTCGGCGAGTTCGTGATGCTGGCCACCTTCGCCCTGCTGGCCATGACCCTGATGACCTCCAGCCTGGACGCCCGGCTGCAGACCCGCACCGCCCTGCTGGCCGCCTCCCTGCAGGACGCCAACCAGGAACTGCAGCGCCGCGCCTTTCTGGACCCTCTCACCGAGCTGCCCAACCGCCTGCTGCTGGAAGACCGGCTCCAGCATGCCCTGGCACGCGTGAGCCGCCAGACCGGCGGCCCCGGCGCCGATGAGCAGCGCGGCGCCAAGCGGCAGGCGCCGCAACGCCTGGCCCTGCTCTTCGTGGATCTGGATGGTTTCAAGCCCGTCAACGACTCCCTGGGCCATGCCGCGGGCGACAAGGTGCTCAAGGACGTGGCCCGGCGCCTGCTGGCCCTGGTGCGAGACAGCGATACCGTCGCCCGTCTGGGCGGCGACGAGTTCGTGCTGCTGCTGGAAGACGTGGCCGATGTCGCCGCCTGCGCCGCCCTGGCGCATCGCCTGGTCCAGGCCCTGGCCGAACCCGTGCTGGTGGACGGACGGCCCCAGCATGTGAGCGCCTCGGTGGGCATCGCCGTCTACCCCGAGCACGGCCCGGCCGAACGCCTGATGGCCAATGCCGATGCCGCCATGTACGCCGCTAAGCGCGCCGGCGGCAACACCTATGCGGTGTTCCAGAGCCATATGGATGCCGGCGCCGGCGAGCAGCTGGCCCTGCAGAACGATCTGCGCCAGGCCCTGCAGCAAAACCAGCTGCGCCTGCACTACCAGCCCAAGTTCGACGCCCGCCGGAACCAGCTGCGCGGCGTGGAAGCCCTGCTGCGCTGGCATCACCCCACGCTGGGCGATGTCTCGCCGGCCCAGTTCATCCCGGTGGCCGAGCGCTTCGGCCTGATCAATGCGCTGGGCAGCTGGGTGATCGAGGAAGCCTGTCGCCAGATGCGCGCCTGGCTGGACCAGGGCCTGCGCGTGCGCGTGGCCATCAATCTCTCGGTGCACCAGCTGCGCCAGCCCGATCTGGCGCCCAGGGTGGCGAAGGTGCTGGAGCGCTACCGCCTGGAGGCCTCCATGCTGCTGTGCGAGATCACCGAGTCGGTGGCCATGGAGGACATCGTCGCCACCCAGCGCACCTTCGACGAGCTGGCGCGGGTGGGCGTCTATCTCTCGATCGACGACTTCGGCACCGGTTACTCCAGCCTGGCCTATCTGCGCCAGTTGCCGGCGCGCCAGCTCAAGATCGACCGCAGCTTCATCCAGGACCTGGAAGGCAACAAGGACGCGCGCGCGGTGGTTGATGCCGTGATCAAGCTGGCCCATGCGCTGGAGCTCTCGGTGGTGGCCGAAGGCGTGGAAACCGCCGGCCAGCGCGACATCCTGCAGGCCCTGGACTGCGACGAGCTGCAAGGCTTTCTCTTCGCCCGCGCCATGCCGGCCGAGCAGCTCAGCGCCTGGGCCGCGGGCCAGCGCCCGGCGGGCGTGCCGGACTTCTCGCCCTCGGTCTTCACCGACGGCGACATCGCGCCCTGA
- a CDS encoding ABC transporter permease, with amino-acid sequence MNTLARSPSVFLLAWRQLRRDWRAGELRLLVLAVVLAVAALCAVGFLSDRLDQGLRRDAAQLLGGDAVVVSDQATPPPLLALAQAQGLSLVNTVSFPSMARAPDEKGGASRLVAVKAVGAAYPLRGRVLLEDGREVGAPAPGEVWLDAGVLDALGLARGDSLLLGDSRLRIAGVIRTEPDRGAGFLAFAPRVMLAEGDLAATGLVQPASRLSYRLAVAAGPQQGAALREFNRQAQARIDGGEFRGVRLESLESGRPEMRQTLDRAGKFLNLVAMLSALLAAVAVALAARDFAARHLDDCAMLRVLGQSQRRIAWSYTLEFGGVGLLASLAGVGLGWALHHGFVALLAGLIEVDLPAPSLWPVGLGLGLGLSLLLGFGLPPVLQLASVPALRVIRRDLGGLKAGSLSVLLAGVLGFAAILVALSADIKLGLIAAGGFAAALALFALLAYLAVRLLRRLVPLSVGGATGAPRWLLLATRQVAARPVFAVVQVSSLAVGLLALTLLVLLRTDLISSWRAASPADAPNRFVINVQPDQSEPFQAALREAGVARYDWYPMIRGRLVAINDKAVSPKQFGEERAQRLVEREFNLSHSAELPQHNELVGGRWQADEPEGLSVEEGLAKQLGLKLGDRLRFDIAGQAVDGRISSLRKVDWSSMRVNFFVLFPRSAMPELPATYISAFRAPAGGALDKRLGHDFPNITNVDVSTQIEQVQKVLDQVIQAVQFLFAFTLATGLVVLLSAVSSTREARTREFGLMRALGAGRGLLAQVQRAELLGVGLLAGFLAGVVALLISSVLARQVFEFAWSGSLWVPLASALSGALLAQAAGWWSLRGVLQRPVMATLREADNN; translated from the coding sequence ATGAACACGCTTGCACGATCTCCCTCGGTGTTTCTGCTGGCCTGGCGCCAGCTGCGGCGCGATTGGCGCGCCGGTGAGCTGCGCCTGCTGGTGCTGGCCGTGGTGCTGGCCGTGGCGGCGCTATGCGCCGTGGGTTTTCTCTCCGACCGCCTGGACCAGGGTCTGCGCCGCGACGCGGCCCAGCTGCTGGGCGGCGATGCGGTGGTGGTGAGTGATCAGGCGACGCCGCCGCCCCTGCTGGCCCTGGCCCAGGCCCAGGGCCTGAGCCTGGTGAACACGGTGAGCTTTCCCAGCATGGCGCGGGCACCGGACGAGAAGGGCGGCGCGAGCCGCCTGGTGGCGGTCAAGGCGGTGGGCGCGGCCTATCCGCTGCGGGGCCGGGTCTTGCTGGAGGACGGCCGCGAGGTGGGGGCGCCCGCGCCCGGCGAGGTCTGGCTGGATGCCGGGGTGCTGGATGCCCTGGGCCTGGCCCGCGGCGACAGCCTGCTGCTGGGCGACAGCCGCCTGCGCATTGCCGGCGTGATTCGTACCGAGCCGGACCGGGGCGCGGGCTTCCTGGCCTTTGCGCCGCGGGTGATGCTGGCCGAGGGCGACCTGGCCGCCACCGGCCTGGTGCAGCCGGCCAGCCGCCTGAGCTACCGCCTGGCGGTGGCGGCCGGCCCGCAGCAGGGCGCGGCCCTGCGTGAGTTCAATCGCCAGGCCCAGGCCCGCATTGATGGCGGCGAGTTCCGCGGCGTGCGCCTGGAATCGCTGGAAAGCGGCCGGCCCGAGATGCGCCAGACCCTGGATCGGGCCGGCAAGTTCCTGAATCTGGTGGCCATGCTCTCGGCCCTGCTGGCCGCGGTGGCCGTGGCCCTGGCGGCACGTGACTTCGCGGCCCGCCATCTGGACGACTGCGCCATGCTGCGGGTGCTGGGGCAGTCGCAGCGGCGCATTGCCTGGTCCTACACCCTGGAGTTTGGCGGCGTGGGCCTGCTGGCCAGCCTGGCCGGCGTGGGCCTGGGCTGGGCTTTGCACCACGGCTTTGTGGCCCTGCTGGCGGGGCTGATCGAGGTGGATCTGCCCGCGCCCAGCCTCTGGCCCGTGGGTCTGGGCCTGGGCCTGGGGCTGAGCCTGCTGCTGGGCTTTGGCCTGCCGCCGGTGCTGCAACTGGCCAGCGTGCCGGCCCTGCGCGTGATCCGCCGTGATCTCGGAGGGCTCAAGGCGGGCTCGCTCTCGGTGCTGTTGGCCGGTGTGCTGGGCTTTGCGGCCATCCTGGTGGCGCTCTCGGCGGATATCAAGCTGGGTCTGATCGCGGCCGGCGGCTTCGCCGCTGCCCTGGCCCTGTTCGCCCTGCTGGCCTATCTGGCGGTGCGCCTGCTGCGCCGCCTGGTGCCGCTCTCGGTGGGCGGGGCCACCGGGGCGCCGCGCTGGCTGCTGCTGGCCACGCGCCAGGTGGCGGCGCGGCCGGTGTTTGCGGTGGTGCAGGTGTCCTCGCTGGCGGTGGGCCTGCTGGCCCTGACCCTGCTGGTGCTGCTGCGCACCGATCTGATCAGCAGCTGGCGGGCTGCCAGCCCGGCGGATGCGCCCAACCGCTTCGTGATCAATGTGCAGCCGGACCAGTCCGAGCCCTTCCAGGCGGCGCTGCGCGAGGCCGGGGTGGCGCGCTACGACTGGTATCCCATGATCCGCGGCCGTCTGGTGGCCATCAATGACAAGGCGGTCTCGCCCAAGCAGTTCGGCGAGGAGCGCGCCCAGCGCCTGGTGGAGCGCGAGTTCAATCTGAGCCACAGCGCCGAGCTGCCCCAGCACAACGAGCTGGTGGGCGGGCGCTGGCAGGCCGACGAGCCCGAGGGCCTGAGTGTGGAGGAGGGCCTGGCCAAGCAGCTGGGGCTGAAGCTCGGTGACCGGCTGCGCTTCGACATTGCCGGCCAGGCGGTGGACGGGCGCATCAGCAGCCTGCGCAAGGTGGACTGGAGTTCGATGCGGGTGAACTTCTTCGTGCTCTTCCCGCGCAGCGCCATGCCCGAACTGCCGGCCACCTATATCTCGGCCTTCCGGGCGCCGGCTGGCGGCGCGCTGGACAAGCGCCTGGGCCATGACTTTCCCAATATCACCAATGTCGATGTCTCGACCCAGATCGAGCAGGTGCAGAAGGTGCTGGACCAGGTGATACAGGCGGTGCAGTTCCTCTTCGCCTTCACCCTGGCCACCGGCCTGGTGGTGCTGCTCAGCGCCGTGAGCAGCACGCGCGAGGCGCGCACCCGCGAGTTCGGGCTGATGCGCGCCCTGGGGGCGGGCCGCGGCCTGCTGGCCCAGGTGCAGCGGGCCGAGCTGCTGGGCGTGGGCCTGCTGGCGGGCTTTCTGGCGGGCGTCGTGGCCCTGCTCATCTCCAGCGTGCTGGCCCGTCAGGTCTTCGAGTTCGCGTGGAGCGGCAGTCTCTGGGTGCCCCTGGCCAGCGCCCTGAGCGGCGCCTTGCTGGCCCAGGCCGCCGGCTGGTGGAGCCTGCGCGGCGTGCTGCAGCGGCCCGTGATGGCCACCTTGCGCGAGGCGGACAACAACTGA
- a CDS encoding methyl-accepting chemotaxis protein, whose amino-acid sequence MFESIKMRLIAFCMGAVVVALAVVTVADYLIVRKHTQAQVQSSLDALASAHGATVAQWVRTQRDIVLALQPVAKLDDPVPMLVQAAKSGRMDNAYVGLANKKVHFSTPQNDLPPDYDPTARPWYKQAAAANGPILTEPYVDAGTKRLVVTFAQAVKDGGNTAAVVASDVYLDGVVETVKSIKPTASGWAFLVTRQGKIIAHPDANLAMKPSTDMSAQFDPAALENSLKPGASWVEAKVGEQTVLLRAAAIADTDWVLVTAADKGEALASLSSLINTSLIALVIVAALAGVLVAGLVTAMLGGLDKVRAALDEISAGGGDLTQRLPASGRDEIGRIAQSFNTFAEKIQHIMLDVRSATGSITTASSEIALGAQDLSSRTEQTASNLQQAASSMEQLTGTVRQTADAAQTANQLASSASSAAAKGGQVVGQVVSTMDEINTSSKKINDIIGVIDGIAFQTNILALNAAVEAARAGEQGRGFAVVASEVRSLAQRSAEAAKEIKTLIGASVDKVETGSRLVQEAGASMDEIVASVQRVSDIIGEISAASAEQSDGIGQVNGAVVQLDQMTQQNAALVEESAAAAESLKDQAHKLNEVISVFRLGHDAPASHSAPAPRKAPAPAHTPTSSAKPSAAPRPAPAPKASAAAPRPAAPRPAAAPAPKAADGDWETF is encoded by the coding sequence ATGTTCGAATCGATCAAAATGCGCTTGATCGCCTTCTGCATGGGGGCGGTGGTGGTGGCTCTGGCCGTGGTCACGGTGGCCGACTACCTGATCGTGCGCAAGCACACCCAGGCTCAGGTCCAGTCCAGCCTGGACGCGCTGGCCTCCGCCCACGGCGCGACCGTGGCCCAATGGGTGCGCACCCAGCGCGACATCGTCCTGGCCCTGCAGCCCGTGGCCAAGCTGGACGATCCCGTGCCCATGCTGGTCCAGGCCGCCAAGTCCGGCCGCATGGACAACGCTTATGTGGGCCTGGCCAATAAGAAGGTGCACTTCTCCACCCCGCAGAACGACCTGCCGCCCGACTATGACCCGACGGCCCGCCCCTGGTACAAGCAGGCCGCCGCGGCCAACGGCCCCATCCTGACCGAGCCCTATGTGGACGCCGGCACCAAGCGTCTGGTCGTGACCTTTGCCCAGGCCGTGAAGGACGGTGGCAATACCGCGGCCGTGGTGGCGTCCGACGTCTATCTGGACGGCGTGGTCGAGACCGTCAAGTCCATCAAGCCCACCGCCTCGGGCTGGGCTTTCCTGGTCACCCGCCAGGGCAAGATCATTGCCCACCCCGACGCGAACCTGGCCATGAAGCCCAGCACGGACATGAGCGCCCAGTTCGATCCCGCCGCACTCGAGAACAGCCTCAAGCCCGGCGCCAGCTGGGTGGAGGCCAAGGTGGGCGAGCAGACCGTGCTGCTGCGCGCCGCGGCCATTGCCGACACCGACTGGGTGCTGGTCACCGCGGCCGACAAGGGCGAAGCCCTGGCCTCGCTCTCCAGTCTGATCAACACCTCCCTGATCGCCCTGGTCATCGTGGCTGCACTGGCCGGCGTGCTGGTGGCGGGTCTGGTGACCGCCATGCTGGGCGGCCTGGACAAGGTGCGCGCCGCGCTGGACGAGATCAGCGCCGGCGGCGGTGACCTGACCCAGCGCCTGCCGGCCAGCGGGCGCGACGAGATCGGCCGCATCGCCCAGTCCTTCAACACCTTTGCCGAGAAGATCCAGCACATCATGCTGGACGTGCGCAGCGCCACGGGCTCCATCACCACGGCCTCCAGCGAGATCGCGCTTGGGGCCCAGGACCTGTCCAGCCGCACCGAGCAGACCGCCTCCAATCTGCAGCAGGCGGCCTCCAGCATGGAGCAGCTCACCGGCACCGTGCGTCAGACCGCCGACGCGGCCCAGACCGCCAACCAGCTGGCCTCCAGCGCCTCCAGCGCCGCAGCCAAGGGCGGCCAGGTCGTGGGCCAGGTGGTCTCGACCATGGACGAGATCAACACCAGCTCCAAGAAGATCAACGACATCATCGGCGTGATCGACGGCATCGCCTTCCAGACCAATATCCTGGCCCTGAACGCGGCCGTGGAAGCCGCGCGGGCCGGCGAGCAGGGCCGCGGCTTCGCGGTGGTGGCCTCCGAGGTCCGCAGCCTGGCCCAGCGCAGCGCCGAGGCAGCCAAGGAGATCAAGACCCTGATCGGCGCCAGCGTCGACAAGGTCGAGACCGGCAGCCGCCTGGTGCAGGAGGCCGGCGCCTCCATGGACGAGATCGTGGCCAGCGTGCAGCGGGTCTCGGACATCATCGGCGAGATCAGCGCCGCCAGCGCCGAGCAAAGCGATGGCATCGGCCAGGTCAATGGCGCCGTGGTGCAGCTGGACCAGATGACCCAGCAGAACGCGGCCCTGGTGGAGGAATCCGCCGCCGCCGCCGAGAGCCTCAAAGACCAGGCCCACAAGCTCAACGAGGTGATCTCGGTCTTCCGCCTGGGCCATGATGCCCCGGCCTCGCACTCCGCCCCGGCGCCCCGCAAGGCCCCGGCCCCGGCACACACCCCCACATCCAGCGCCAAGCCCAGCGCGGCCCCCCGCCCTGCACCGGCGCCCAAGGCCAGTGCCGCCGCGCCCAGGCCGGCCGCCCCGCGCCCCGCGGCCGCCCCGGCCCCGAAGGCGGCCGACGGCGACTGGGAAACCTTCTAA
- a CDS encoding methyl-accepting chemotaxis protein translates to MTTSSAQSIARRVSVIGVIVLALVLLGISGAVSVLLTRVAHERVLSWVGDKAQALVDAMNAMDDTSRTLVQRSFGSFRQEFGPSFTLNEETGELRDWGPKLNNNYTQVDKFAGNTGGVATVFAAKGDDFIRITTSLKNEKGERVTGTMMGKQHPAYAAVSAGQPYTGRAVLFGKPYMSYYEPVKNDAGKIVGLLFIGFDLDAFESAIGKMAGESKFFDTGGIYLLTVGKDLSQARFAAHPQHKGKLVSEVSPELLKHLGEATETGYIDEVPDLLGSQHSDDFAIVRKNPKTGHWVVAQVSRGEAMASHWATMVPFWLMLGGATLVLGLGLAWLLRNWVAKPLGTLNEGVRAIAQGDLSTPMRSEREDEIGALAREAESMRQRLADMIGTVRHSVDSIGTASAEIATGNQDLSSRTEQTASNLQNTASSMDQLTNTVRQTAESARTANQLVSSASSAAARGGEVVGQVVSTMDEINTSSKKITSIIGVIDEIAFQTNLLALNAGVEAARAGEAGKGFAVVAQEVRELAQRSAKAAKEIKTLIGASVDKVETGSRLVQEAGASMDEIVASVQRVSDIIGEISAAAAEQSEGIGQVNQSVTQLDQMTQQNAALVEESAAAAESLREQAQRLVQAVGVFRLAAGQGEPAPAPKPRPPSGSSISKSAPGGKPAPAARATPPSVKAAAAPRSAPAPSTTPGGKTGGGDGDWETF, encoded by the coding sequence ATGACAACATCAAGCGCACAATCCATCGCGCGCCGGGTCTCCGTGATCGGCGTCATCGTCCTGGCCCTGGTCCTGCTGGGCATCAGCGGCGCCGTCAGCGTGCTGCTCACCAGGGTAGCCCATGAGCGGGTGCTCAGCTGGGTGGGCGACAAGGCCCAGGCCCTGGTCGACGCCATGAACGCGATGGATGACACCTCGCGCACCCTGGTGCAACGCAGCTTCGGCAGCTTCCGCCAGGAATTCGGCCCCTCCTTCACGCTCAATGAAGAGACCGGTGAACTGCGTGACTGGGGCCCCAAGCTCAACAACAACTACACCCAGGTCGACAAATTTGCCGGCAACACGGGGGGCGTGGCCACCGTGTTCGCGGCCAAGGGCGACGACTTCATCCGCATCACCACCTCGCTGAAGAACGAGAAGGGCGAGCGCGTCACTGGCACCATGATGGGCAAGCAGCACCCGGCCTATGCGGCGGTGAGCGCGGGCCAGCCCTACACCGGCCGGGCCGTGCTCTTCGGCAAGCCCTACATGAGCTATTACGAGCCGGTGAAGAACGACGCCGGCAAGATCGTGGGCCTGCTCTTCATCGGCTTCGATCTGGATGCCTTCGAGTCGGCCATCGGCAAGATGGCGGGCGAGTCCAAGTTCTTCGACACCGGCGGCATCTACCTGCTGACCGTGGGCAAGGACCTGAGTCAGGCACGCTTCGCCGCCCACCCCCAGCACAAGGGCAAGCTGGTGAGCGAAGTCTCGCCCGAGCTGCTCAAGCATCTGGGCGAGGCCACAGAGACGGGCTATATCGACGAGGTGCCGGACCTGCTGGGCAGCCAGCACAGCGATGATTTCGCCATCGTCCGCAAGAACCCCAAGACCGGGCACTGGGTCGTGGCCCAGGTCTCGCGTGGCGAGGCCATGGCCTCGCACTGGGCCACCATGGTGCCCTTCTGGCTGATGCTGGGCGGCGCCACCCTGGTGCTGGGCCTAGGCCTGGCCTGGCTGCTGCGCAACTGGGTGGCCAAGCCCTTGGGCACGCTCAACGAGGGTGTGCGCGCCATCGCCCAGGGCGACCTCAGCACCCCCATGCGCAGCGAGCGCGAGGACGAGATCGGCGCCCTGGCCCGCGAGGCCGAGAGCATGCGCCAGCGTCTGGCCGACATGATCGGTACCGTGCGTCATTCAGTGGACTCCATCGGCACCGCCAGCGCCGAGATCGCCACCGGCAACCAGGATCTCTCAAGCCGCACCGAGCAGACCGCCTCCAATCTGCAGAACACGGCCTCCTCCATGGATCAGCTGACCAATACCGTGCGCCAGACCGCCGAATCGGCGCGCACGGCCAATCAGCTGGTCAGCTCGGCCTCCAGCGCCGCGGCGCGGGGCGGCGAGGTCGTGGGCCAGGTGGTCTCGACCATGGACGAGATCAACACCAGCTCCAAGAAGATCACCAGCATCATCGGCGTCATCGACGAGATCGCCTTCCAGACCAATCTGCTTGCGCTCAACGCCGGCGTGGAAGCCGCGCGCGCGGGCGAGGCCGGCAAGGGCTTTGCGGTCGTGGCGCAGGAGGTGCGCGAGCTTGCCCAGCGTTCCGCCAAGGCGGCCAAGGAGATCAAGACACTGATCGGCGCCAGCGTCGACAAGGTCGAGACCGGCAGCCGCCTGGTGCAGGAGGCCGGCGCCTCCATGGATGAGATCGTGGCCAGCGTGCAGCGGGTCTCGGACATCATCGGCGAGATCAGCGCCGCCGCCGCCGAGCAGAGCGAAGGCATCGGCCAGGTCAACCAGTCCGTCACCCAGCTCGACCAGATGACCCAGCAGAACGCAGCCCTGGTGGAGGAATCTGCCGCCGCGGCCGAGAGCCTGCGCGAGCAGGCCCAGCGCCTGGTGCAGGCGGTGGGTGTGTTCCGCCTGGCCGCGGGCCAGGGCGAGCCGGCACCGGCGCCCAAGCCCCGCCCCCCAAGTGGATCCAGCATCAGCAAGTCCGCCCCAGGTGGCAAACCCGCCCCGGCAGCGCGCGCCACGCCCCCCAGCGTCAAGGCCGCCGCCGCGCCACGCAGTGCGCCGGCACCCAGCACGACGCCCGGTGGCAAGACGGGTGGCGGCGACGGCGATTGGGAGACCTTCTGA
- a CDS encoding chemotaxis protein CheW has translation METISEATQLVRREPGAGALAVQAQGPAGGEYLTFRLGSEEYGIDILKVQEIRSYEPPTRIANAPEFIKGVVNLRGVIVPIVDLRLKLGCPSAEYNGFTVVIVLNVRNRVVGAVVDSVSDVLELSRDVIRPAPELNASAVDTSFITGIGAVGERMLILMDIEGLMSSADMGLMDSVIG, from the coding sequence ATGGAAACCATCAGCGAAGCCACCCAGTTGGTGCGTCGTGAACCCGGCGCTGGCGCCCTGGCCGTGCAGGCCCAAGGCCCTGCCGGCGGCGAGTATCTGACCTTCCGCCTGGGCAGCGAGGAATACGGCATCGACATCCTGAAGGTGCAGGAGATCCGTTCCTACGAGCCGCCCACCCGCATCGCCAACGCCCCCGAGTTCATCAAGGGCGTCGTCAATCTGCGCGGCGTGATCGTGCCCATCGTGGACCTGCGCCTCAAGCTGGGCTGCCCCAGCGCCGAGTACAACGGCTTCACTGTGGTGATCGTGCTGAACGTGCGCAACCGGGTGGTCGGTGCCGTGGTCGATTCGGTCTCCGATGTGCTGGAACTCAGCCGCGATGTGATCCGACCTGCCCCCGAGCTGAACGCCAGCGCGGTGGACACCAGCTTCATCACCGGCATCGGTGCCGTCGGCGAGCGCATGCTCATCCTGATGGATATCGAAGGGCTGATGAGCAGTGCCGACATGGGATTGATGGATTCCGTGATCGGCTGA